The following are encoded in a window of Helicoverpa armigera isolate CAAS_96S chromosome 24, ASM3070526v1, whole genome shotgun sequence genomic DNA:
- the LOC126056586 gene encoding nose resistant to fluoxetine protein 6-like, which produces MAHHAGSGPFWLQSNKVEADVCAKNWIWSLLMINTDLKTACHVVTWYISCDYQLTVLATILFYLYKKNRRLGFTAFGVAATLSLIVPAVLTYWYRLPVVFFMDIGQWYRGVHEYWQASITYTPSYSRAGAYLVGVAMGYLMTLYKPDDYRKTVSKTWSTLGIAIALPTMAFISLLGKYYYLRDYEPLEVAVVAATNRVIWAVSICCIIGLCEYGTVPILSDILNWPAFTPLSKLSYGIYLIHPLVIQRKKYIQRAPITYDTYSLFLDAMGTLVASTGLSYVMWLLVEAPVINLTNQLIFNRSKKLPPNKVADQSTQDEDVTEILKPTSVRPISRRLAAR; this is translated from the exons ATGGCTCACCACGCAGGGTCAGGTCCGTTCTGGTTGCAAAGCAATAAGGTGGAAGCTGATGTATGTGCCAAAAATTGGATATGGAGCTTACTCATGATTAACACTGATCTAAAAACTGCT tgccATGTAGTGACCTGGTACATATCCTGTGACTACCAGCTGACAGTTTTGGCAACGATACTCTTCTACCTTTACAAGAAGAACAGAAGACTTGGTTTTACTGCTTTCGGAGTCGCTGCAACCTTGTCCCTGATCGTTCCAGCAGTTCTGACATATTGGTACCGACTGCCTGTCGTGTTTTTTATGGATATTGG CCAGTGGTATCGTGGCGTTCATGAGTATTGGCAAGCCAGCATCACCTACACGCCGAGCTACAGTCGCGCTGGTGCTTACCTCGTCGGAGTCGCCATGGGATACCTCATGACTCTCTACAAACCTGACGATTATAGGAAGACTGTGTCTAAA ACATGGTCTACATTAGGTATTGCAATAGCCCTACCAACAATGGCATTTATCAGTTTACTAGGAAAATACTACTACCTTCGAGACTATGAGCCTCTAGAAGTTGCTGTGGTAGCTGCTACCAACAGGGTGATTTGGGCTGTGAGCATCTGTTGTATCATAGGGTTATGCGAGTATGGGACTGTTC CAATACTTTCAGACATACTAAACTGGCCGGCATTCACCCCTCTCAGTAAACTCTCCTACGGTATATACCTGATCCATCCTCTAGTTATACAACGGAAGAAGTACATACAACGAGCACCCATCACGTATGATACATATTCATTG TTTTTAGATGCGATGGGGACCCTAGTTGCGTCTACAGGTCTTAGCTACGTCATGTGGTTACTCGTCGAAGCTCCAGTTATTAACCTGACTAACCAACTAATATTTAACAG ATCCAAGAAATTGCCACCAAATAAAGTTGCTGATCAAAGTACACAAGATGAAGACgtaactgaaatattaaaaccaaCATCAGTTCGACCAATATCAAGAAGATTAGCTGCTAGATAA
- the LOC135118591 gene encoding uncharacterized protein LOC135118591 — MTKPTVDITLTASVSSNSSPQLAQWGSSIDALMQRLQRDSWEREEAPCLLSTLTLLHNVKNHTLWASWIWNANTVATGNLFGSLTNFGNFDQCLKPPWLRTHPHFRTKYCVARLTLTDHKRTVSDYDPYGSVEEYLNSPTPSGLPSNELVWGVCVPASCGARGAARLGAAMCDVTACAPHAPNVAVDHCQTAGDNTPYDTGYHIFM; from the exons ATGACTAAACCCACTGTAGACATAA CACTTACAGCGAGTGTATCATCAAACTCCTCACCACAGCTGGCGCAGTGGGGCTCGTCAATAGACGCGCTGATGCAGCGACTGCAGCGAGACTCCTGGGAGCGTGAGGAGGCGCCATGCTTGCTGAGCACGCTCACACTCTTGCACAATGTCAAGAACCATACGCTGTGGGCTTCTTGGA TTTGGAACGCCAACACAGTAGCCACTGGGAACCTGTTCGGTTCGCTGACGAACTTCGGTAACTTCGACCAGTGCCTGAAGCCGCCCTGGCTGCGCACACATCCTCACTTCAGGACCAAGTACTGCGTCGCGAGACTCACGCTCACTGATCACAAGAGGACTGTGTCTGACTATGATCCTTATGGCTCTGTGGAAGAGTATCTCAAT TCCCCGACACCATCGGGTCTGCCCTCGAATGAGCTAGTATGGGGTGTATGCGTGCCGGCGTCGTGCGGCGctcgcggcgcggcgcggctcgGCGCGGCGATGTGTGACGTCACCGCGTGCGCACCCCACGCGCCCAACGTCGCCGTCGACCACTGCCAAACTGCTGGAGATAATACGCCTTATGACACGggatatcatatttttatgtga